A stretch of Numenius arquata chromosome 11, bNumArq3.hap1.1, whole genome shotgun sequence DNA encodes these proteins:
- the EIF3J gene encoding eukaryotic translation initiation factor 3 subunit J isoform X2, translating into MAAEAADSWDADSFEVVEPVAKRLVPGVAGDRWAGEDEEDDVKDNWDDEEEEEEVKETEVKQEPKVSEKKKIAEKIKEKEKLQKKKQEELKKRLEAPEEHKELTPEEQLADKLRLKKLQEESDLELAKETFGVNNTYGIDAMNPSSKDDFTEFGKLLKEKITQYEKSLHYASFLEALVRDVCISLEIDDLKKITNTLTVLCSEKQKQEKNKAKKKKKGVVPGGGLKATMKDDLADYGGYDGEYVQDFEDFM; encoded by the exons atggcggcggaggcggcggatTCGTGGG ACGCCGACAGCTTCGAGGTGGTGGAGCCGGTGGCGAAGCGGCTGGTGCCGGGAGTGGCCGGAGACCGCTGGGCCGGCGAGGATGAGGAGGACGACGTGAAG GATAACTgggatgatgaggaggaagaggaggaagtaaAGGAGACAGAGGTAAAACAAG AACCGaaggtttcagaaaaaaagaaaatagcagaaaaaataaaagaaaaagaaaagctacagaagaaaaagcaagaggagctCAAAAAAAGG TTAGAGGCACCAGAGGAGCATAAAGAGCTCACACCAGAAGAACAGTTAGCAGACAAACTACGACTAAAGAAGTTACAAGAGGAGTCGGACCTGGAGTTAGCAAAAGAAACATTTG GTGTAAATAACACTTATGGAATAGATGCCATGAATCCCTCTTCAAAAGATGACTTTACGGAATTCGGCAAACTactaaaagagaaaattacaCAGTATGAAAAATCATTACATTATGCCAGTTTTTTGGAAGCGTTAGTTCGAGACGTATGTATTTCAT TGGAAATTGATGATTTGAAAAAGATCACGAATACTTTGACAGTACTatgcagtgaaaaacaaaaacaagaaaag AATAaagccaaaaagaagaaaaaaggtgttGTGCCCGGAGGTGGGTTAAAGGCTACTATGAAAGATGACCTGGCCGATTACGGAGGATACGACGGGGAATACGTACAAGACTTTGAAGACTTCATGTGA
- the EIF3J gene encoding eukaryotic translation initiation factor 3 subunit J isoform X1 codes for MAAEAADSWDADSFEVVEPVAKRLVPGVAGDRWAGEDEEDDVKDNWDDEEEEEEVKETEVKQEPKVSEKKKIAEKIKEKEKLQKKKQEELKKRLEAPEEHKELTPEEQLADKLRLKKLQEESDLELAKETFGVNNTYGIDAMNPSSKDDFTEFGKLLKEKITQYEKSLHYASFLEALVRDVCISLEIDDLKKITNTLTVLCSEKQKQEKQNKAKKKKKGVVPGGGLKATMKDDLADYGGYDGEYVQDFEDFM; via the exons atggcggcggaggcggcggatTCGTGGG ACGCCGACAGCTTCGAGGTGGTGGAGCCGGTGGCGAAGCGGCTGGTGCCGGGAGTGGCCGGAGACCGCTGGGCCGGCGAGGATGAGGAGGACGACGTGAAG GATAACTgggatgatgaggaggaagaggaggaagtaaAGGAGACAGAGGTAAAACAAG AACCGaaggtttcagaaaaaaagaaaatagcagaaaaaataaaagaaaaagaaaagctacagaagaaaaagcaagaggagctCAAAAAAAGG TTAGAGGCACCAGAGGAGCATAAAGAGCTCACACCAGAAGAACAGTTAGCAGACAAACTACGACTAAAGAAGTTACAAGAGGAGTCGGACCTGGAGTTAGCAAAAGAAACATTTG GTGTAAATAACACTTATGGAATAGATGCCATGAATCCCTCTTCAAAAGATGACTTTACGGAATTCGGCAAACTactaaaagagaaaattacaCAGTATGAAAAATCATTACATTATGCCAGTTTTTTGGAAGCGTTAGTTCGAGACGTATGTATTTCAT TGGAAATTGATGATTTGAAAAAGATCACGAATACTTTGACAGTACTatgcagtgaaaaacaaaaacaagaaaag CAGAATAaagccaaaaagaagaaaaaaggtgttGTGCCCGGAGGTGGGTTAAAGGCTACTATGAAAGATGACCTGGCCGATTACGGAGGATACGACGGGGAATACGTACAAGACTTTGAAGACTTCATGTGA